Genomic window (Xenopus laevis strain J_2021 chromosome 3S, Xenopus_laevis_v10.1, whole genome shotgun sequence):
CCGTTGAAGCGCTATTTCGTAGTAGCGAGAAGCAGCTTACTGTTGTGCTAATGGCTCGTACCAAGCAGACCGCCCGCAAATCCACCGGCGGGAAGGCTCCCCGCAAGCAGTTGGCCACCAAGGCAGCCCGCAAGAGCGCCCCGGCCACCGGCGGCGTCAAGAAACCCCATCGCTATCGCCCAGGCACCGTGGCTCTCCGGGAAATCCGCCGTTACCAGAAATCCACCGAGCTGCTCATCCGCAAACTGCCTTTCCAGCGGCTGGTCCGGGAGATCGCCCAGGACTTCAAGACCGATCTCCGCTTCCAGAGCTCAGCCGTCATGGCTCTGCAGGAGGCCAGCGAGGCTTATCTGGTGGGGCTCTTCGAGGACACCAACCTGTGCGCCATCCACGCCAAGAGGGTCACCATCATGCCCAAGGACATCCAGCTGGCCCGCAGGATCCGAGGAGAGAGGGCTTAGATCTCTCCTTCCCCATCACTCGCTCACCCacacaaaggctcttttcagagccaccaaCACTCTCTGACAATCAGCTGTGCTTGTGCTGCCTTTTCAtttcccaccccccccccccccccaaatgactCCGCTCTTAGCCTTTCACATACCGGTAGGTCTTCTATTAGAAGCCATAGCAACACACACCATTACCTGCTAGCAGTCCCACACATCCCTTTTACTTGAAACATTTCAATCCTTCGCGTGGCTCTATCGCCTCATGCTCTCAAAAGAAACGAAGCTCGAGCAGCGCCGGCTGACTGGCTGCTCCCTCCCTCCCATCCATCTGCTGTGGCTTCCAGCGGACACACGTCAATTCGTTCAGCTAAGGCCAAATGTTGTCCTTGCATCAagttgtgctgctgctgctgacagttttaaccttttttttttttttttttaattaatattatgatTTTCTTGCCACCACAAATGCATTCATTGCACTCACACTGAGAAGACTGGAGTTTCTCAATCCCTCCACTCAAAACACCCATCTCTCATCACACCCATGAGGGGGGTTCATCCTGTAATAGGAGGTTTAAAGAAAGAGCAATGCTCTGCAAAAGACTTGCCTCTctccaccatcatcatcatcatcatcatcaacaactCCCTGGCAATCAAGTGAGGGGAAACCAGTGTAAAGAGGAGAAACTTCTTCCCTTTCACGATTTCTTCTCACTATTTAGTCAGACACACACAAAGCTATACACAGCGCTGTTTAGATGGAGtgggtggctctgaaaagagcctttgggtTGGTAGTTGTTTGggcggcggcagcagcagcagctgctcaCTTGCTCTTGGCAGATTTGGCGCTCTCGGTTTTCTTGGGGAGCAGCACAGACTGGATGTTGGGCAGGACACCGCCCTGGGCGATGGTGACCCCTCCGAGCAGTTTGTTGAGCTCCTCGTCGTTGCGCACGGCGAGCTGCAGGTGCCTGGGGATGATCCGAGTCTTCTTGTTATCCCGGGCAGCGTTGCCGGCCAACTCGAGGATCTCGGCGGTCAGATACTCGAGCACTGCTGCAAGGTAGACCGGTGCTCCGGCTCCCACCCGCTCGGCATAATTGCCTTTCCTGAGCAGCCGGTGAACACGGCCGACTGGGAACTGAAGGCCGGCCCGAGATGAGCGAGTCTTGGCCTTAGCCCGGGTCTTGCCGCCTTGTTTGCCTCTTCCTGACATAATTGCAAGCCTGTCGTTCGACGCAAAATGACTCAACGATGATCCTTTGGAGCGCGCACTTTGCTTCTTATAGGCAGCCGGGACCGTACGTGTCTTCGTTGATTGGCTAGGATTGATTGCAGCCAACGAAACACGAGCTTTGCTTCTCACCAATCGTCGGGGCGCAAACGTGGGCCAAGACGTCGTCGATCAGAGCCAGCCAATGGGAATCAGTGACAATGCCCGGCCTTATTTGCATGGGCAGGGTATAAGAGGAGCTGCAGCCGGAGGAGCGACTTATTGTTTGCGTGCAGACTCTGTCACTTGCGAAACATGCCTGAACCCGCCAAATCTGCTCCAGCCCCAAAGAAGGGCTCCAAGAAAGCCGTGACTAAAACCCAGAAGAAGGATGGCAAGAAGCGTAGGAAGAGCAGGAAGGAGAGCTACGCCATCTACGTCTACAAAGTGCTGAAACAGGTGCACCCCGATACCGGCATCTCTTCCAAGGCCATGAGCATCATGAACTCCTTCGTCAACGATGTGTTCGAGCGCATCGCAGGGGAAGCCTCCCGCCTGGCTCACTACAACAAGCGCTCCACCATCACCTCCCGGGAGATCCAGACCGCAGTCCGCCTGTTGCTGCCTGGGGAGCTGGCCAAGCACGCCGTGTCCGAGGGCACCAAGGCCGTCACCAAGTACACCAGCGCCaagtaatctctctctctctccccattcCCTGGCCCACCAacccaaaggctcttttcagagccacccaCTTTCTCTCTACAAGAGCCGCACCTGCTGTTCTCCACTATCCATTGGTGCAACTTACAATCACCTCCATATGCttcacctgtgtgtgtgtgtgtgtgtgtgtgtgtgtgtgtgtttgtatacacacacacaaaaacctgGTTTGCTCCTGAAAAATAATTGCCATTTCAACGCAAAGATAAATGTATCCAAAACACTCGAGGTAGAGTAGGGAGTTGTGCACTTCTCGTCATTACCGCGCGCAAATCTTCACACGCTGCTTGTATTGGACAGAGGCCTCCTAAAAATGAAGTTTATTCATAAAATaggtacacacaaaaaaaaaaaggggggggggatacgtctatttttttttagtctcAAGTCGGCCATGAAATCCGTTAGGACCTCCATTCAGTTAGGAAAGGCTGCCGTGTGAAACAAATGGCCTCCAAAgagagatatattttttatttcaaataaagcgGCTTCGGTATTGCGATGAATCAAGTTTCTAGAGGGCTCCGCTTTCTAAGACTTCGATTGGTTATTTCTTTTGACGGCAGATCGAGTCAGGCTTCATAGTAGAGAccgtctgctgctgctgctgctccgtgTAAGGCAATACGTGTTCCCTCTTGGAGCTTTTGGTGAAAGATTTAGGATTAGTAGAAGGGGATGTAACCTATTGGAAGGAGAGATCCAGCGCTTTTGTGGAATAGGTGGGTGGCCCTTAAAAGGGCCGTTTTGATGAGGAAACAGAAGCGAGCCTTTAACCTCCGAATCCGTACAGAGTGCGTCCCTGGCGCTTCAGAGCATACACCACATCCATAGCGGTGACGGTCTTCCTCTTGGCGTGCTCGGTGTAGGTGACCGCGTCCCGGATAACGTTCTCCAGGAACACTTTCAGCACCCCGCGAGTCTCCTCGTAGATGAGGCCGGAGATGCGCTTGACTCCCCCTCTGCGTGCCAGGCGGCGGATGGCGGGCTTGGTGATGCCCTGGATGTTATCCCGCAGCACCTTCCTGTGGCGCTTAGCGCCTCCTTTGCCCAGACCCTTTCCGCCCTTGCCTCTTCCAGACATGATTCTTCTACTCGCAAAGATTTCTTTGAAAGATGCAGGCTCGCGCTCTCGTCCCCCTTCATATACAGAATGACtcgacctgatagggaactgcgatgactgacacccccccccctttcccctagCGGCTGGCATGTGAAGATGAACTCAACACGGCTGCTGTTAATGTCGAACAGCCCGCCAAAAATGTTTGCCTTCAACTGGTTACAGGCCAGTGTCAtatcgttctctctctctctctctctctccagcatTCCGCCATGATGAAATTCTATGCTACCTAATCGCCTCCGCCGGTCCATTGACTCATCCAGGTTCTTATTGATTTATTATCAACGCTTGCGGCAAAAGCAAACCGCTACGTCTACTCCTTTCTCGCCAACCGCTTGCAGCCCCTTCCCAGCGGCACCCCAATGAGCCTCTCAGCTGAGGTTCATTGTTATTCTGCCTCTTTCACCCGTTTGTTACTTCTCTAGAAAGATTTCACTAGCACTTTGCCACATTGTTACTTACTGGGGCATTTTCGCAGCACAGGATCCAAGTGGCAACAAGTGCACCAGCGGTGCGTGTAATTCAGCGCACGTTTGTCCCCAAAGACGCTTTTTTCCTGACAACGAGAGCCTGTCAAGATTATTAACGGAGAAgagatactactactactactactactactactaactactaactACTAACTACCACTACGAGCCGGATGGATAGTCGTGTTCGTAAGAAAGCTAGTAGGTAGGCAGAAGCAGAGGAGAGTCGCTATAGGACAACAAGCTGCTCTTTCAGGGGGATGTGGTGGCTCTTAAAAGAGCCTTTGGTTGAATTGGGCAGTGGTTCGCTCGCTCGCTCGCTCATTTCTTCTTGGGGGCGGCTTTCTTGGTTTTGACCACTTTGGCTTTGGCCGCTTTGGCCTTTGCTGGGCTTTTGGCAGCAGCAGCTTTGGGCTTGACGGCGGTCTTTTTTGCGGGGCTCTTGGTGGCCTTCTTGGGCTtggcagctttgttttttttcgggCTCTTTGCTGCTAGCGCCGCCTTTGCGGGTTTCTTGAGCTTCTTCGGGCTCTTGGCGGCTGCGGAGACTTTCTTGGGCTTTTTCGGAGACTTTGGCGCCTTCTTGGCTGCTGCCGCTGGTTTCTTGGCTTTGGCCGCTGCTAGCGGCGCCTTCTTCTTGGCGGCGGCCTTGTCCTTGCTCTGCAGCTGCTTCTTGTTGAGCTTGAAGGAACCGGAGGCTCCACTGCCTTTGACTTGGAGCAGGGTCTCCTTCGTGACCAGAGCCTTGAGAGCCAGCTTGAGGCGGCTGTTGTTCTTGTCCACATCGTAGCCTCCCGCAGCCAGAGTCTTCTTGAGCGCtgccagagacaccccgctgcgCTCCTTGGAAGCGGACACGGCTGTGACGATCTGCTCGGACACACTGGGCCCAGACGACGGCTTCTTGGCGGACTTAGCGGCCCCCGCTGCTTTCTTGggctgctgcttctttttcttgGCCGCGGGCTCAGCCGGGGGAGGAGCGGGCGCGGATTCGGCGGCTTCAGCCATGGCAGATTCTCGGTCTATCTTTTTTCCGGAAATGATAAAACACAACTCTCGCTCAACTCCACTTCTCCTTATATACAACCTTttctgtctgttgattggctcagTTGCAATAAGCTATGGCCTTGTCATTGGACAAAACCTAGGCACGCCCATAGCAAACCTTCTGGATACGGCTTTACGGGAGCTTTCCTTCTGTGCTTCCAGCGTCTCAAAAAGCAAAGTTATTCCTAATATCTACTTTGACAAACAGCCCAGCGAGTGTATAGTCAGCTGCCCGCTAAATGCCCGTGTCCCTGGCAGCCATTGTCTGCACGTTGCTTGCACGGACCGGCCCCAAACAGCCCCTGGCAGCTCAGCTTCACTCCTGTCAGTCTGGGGCATCGTCACTGAAATCTTTCGTTTGACGCTCTCATTTTCGTCTGTTTCTTCCAGCCCTTTTCCCGGACAGAGAAAAGGTTATGGGCTAAGACATCAGCGAGACAGTGAGGGGTTTGGAAGCTACACAAGAAATCCCTGGGCTTTGCACTGCGGCAAAAGTAGCACAGAAACCCAACGCTGCTGTAATCCAGTGACTGCAGCCTTCATGCAAGTGGGAGCCAGCAGTGTGCATTGTAGTTTGTCATGAGATCCACTATCAGCAGCAGCACCAATAGGTCCCTGTGCCATCCTAGGGCACTGCTAGGAAGCAAAGTCGATTGTAACATTTGCCTAAACGGAATCAAGGATGTTTGGctgtgtcatcatcatcatcatcatcatcatcatcatcatcatcatcatcatccatcAATCATCAATCATCAATCA
Coding sequences:
- the LOC121402248 gene encoding histone H2B 1.1, with translation MPEPAKSAPAPKKGSKKAVTKTQKKDGKKRRKSRKESYAIYVYKVLKQVHPDTGISSKAMSIMNSFVNDVFERIAGEASRLAHYNKRSTITSREIQTAVRLLLPGELAKHAVSEGTKAVTKYTSAK
- the LOC121402246 gene encoding histone H2A type 1, yielding MSGRGKQGGKTRAKAKTRSSRAGLQFPVGRVHRLLRKGNYAERVGAGAPVYLAAVLEYLTAEILELAGNAARDNKKTRIIPRHLQLAVRNDEELNKLLGGVTIAQGGVLPNIQSVLLPKKTESAKSAKSK
- the LOC121402240 gene encoding histone H1A-like, with the translated sequence MAEAAESAPAPPPAEPAAKKKKQQPKKAAGAAKSAKKPSSGPSVSEQIVTAVSASKERSGVSLAALKKTLAAGGYDVDKNNSRLKLALKALVTKETLLQVKGSGASGSFKLNKKQLQSKDKAAAKKKAPLAAAKAKKPAAAAKKAPKSPKKPKKVSAAAKSPKKLKKPAKAALAAKSPKKNKAAKPKKATKSPAKKTAVKPKAAAAKSPAKAKAAKAKVVKTKKAAPKKK
- the LOC121402244 gene encoding histone H4, which translates into the protein MSGRGKGGKGLGKGGAKRHRKVLRDNIQGITKPAIRRLARRGGVKRISGLIYEETRGVLKVFLENVIRDAVTYTEHAKRKTVTAMDVVYALKRQGRTLYGFGG